One genomic segment of Ricinus communis isolate WT05 ecotype wild-type chromosome 5, ASM1957865v1, whole genome shotgun sequence includes these proteins:
- the LOC8289594 gene encoding uncharacterized protein LOC8289594: MENLQETPKKEPMQSEANILECKTPPQDQKMDSKSLNSSGDLRKSSTPDRLKVPKAFKYPERYRSPTDLMVSPITKGLLARNRKGAALLPPSMNQAKVPDIAQDVVSFKIEI; the protein is encoded by the exons ATGGAGAACTTGCAAGAAACACCCAAAAAAGAGCCAATGCAATCTGAAGCCAACATATTGGAATGCAAAACACCACCTCAGGATCAAAAGATGGACTCAAAATCTTTAAATTCAAGTGGCGATTTGCGCAAAAGTAGCACCCCAGATCGTCTCAAAGTCCCTAAGGCATTCAAGTACCCTGAAAG GTACAGAAGCCCAACGGACCTTATGGTGTCACCAATTACTAAAGGCCTTCTTGCAAGAAACAGAAAGGGTGCTGCACTCTTGCCTCCTAGTATGAATCAGGCCAAG gttCCAGATATTGCTCAGGATGTAGTCTCTTTCAAGATTGAGATATAG
- the LOC125370052 gene encoding protein CHLORORESPIRATORY REDUCTION 7, chloroplastic encodes MLRAHSSAVSMETALRNQLVLSHGCRSFNCDMILKPSSVNIAENFPSISLHHSYLIKVKRPRIIEVCAMRRRRLSRRTETYVLLEPGQEEKFVSEEELKAKLKDYLENWPRKVLPPDLARFENIDDAVSFLVSSVCELDIDGDAGSVQWYEVRLE; translated from the exons ATGCTGAGAGCACATAGCAGTGCTGTTTCAATGGAGACAGCTTTAAGAAATCAGTTAGTACTAAGCCATGGATGCAGGAGTTTTAACT gCGACATGATACTGAAACCAAGTTCAGTTAACATTGCTGAGAATTTTCCTTCTATTTCTCTCCATCACTCTTACTTGATAAAG GTGAAAAGGCCAAGAATAATAGAGGTATGTGCGATGAGAAGGAGAAGGCTCTCTCGGAGAACTGAAACCTATGTGCTATTAGAACCTGGACAAGAAGAGAAGTTTGTATCTGAAGAAGAGCTAAAAGCCAAGTTGAAAGATTATCTTGAAAATTGGCCAAGAAAGGTCTTGCCTCCTGATCTTGCAAGATTTGAAAACATTGATGATGCAGTTTCTTTCTTGGTAAGCTCAGTTTGTGAACTTGACATTGATGGAGATGCAGGTTCAGTCCAATGGTATGAAGTTCGTTTGGAATGA
- the LOC8289595 gene encoding uncharacterized protein LOC8289595 — MDNDHGIMTQHLINLKGTNDEADSNVAQHKILRSPSTSSESSLDSRDIGKDDISDPLLVSKGVAFAPDVSDFNPRLNTYEPSALCPPNPMMVQAGGYDPNRIPASVFTSKAATPMEWSVASNESLFSIHMGNNSFSRDHVFLIYKSGELPDTNNYPGGLFPVNEAGNNVEKISEDVSKKSKGTEEELKKPAKGDPELLLNTKKEYGTVKNVGQEKKPPAEEVRNSASSSQSFQFPVFEANVEATGSVKVVLENMPSKKQPQQQMQASGTPKKATGSSWFSCFSCCSLGR, encoded by the exons ATGGATAATGATCATGGAATTATGACTCAGcatctaataaatttaaagggAACCAATGATGAGGCTGATAGTAATGTTGCTCAACACAAAATCCTGAGGTCTCCTTCCACATCTTCAGAATCATCCTTAGATTCTAGGGATATTGGAAAGGATGACATCTCTGATCCCCTTCTGGTGTCAAAAGGAGTTGCATTCGCACCAGATGTTTCTGATTTTAATCCTAGACTGAATACATATGAACCTTCTGCATTATGCCCTCCAAATCCAATGATGGTGCAAGCTGGTGGCTATGATCCAAATCGGATTCCTGCATCCGTTTTCACTAGCAAGGCTGCCACGCCTATGGAATGGAGTGTTGCTTCAAATGAATCATTGTTTAGTATTCACATGGGAAATAACAGCTTCTCAAGAGATCATGTTTTCCTGATATACAAATCTGGTGAACTTCCTGATACCAATAATTACCCAGGTGGCCTGTTTCCTGTCAATGAAGCAGGTAATAATGTTGAAAAAATAAGCGAAGATGTAAGcaagaaatcaaaaggaaCGGAAGAAGAATTAAAGAAACCTGCAAAAGGAGATCCTGAATTGCTACTAAACACAAAGAAAGAATACGGAACTGTGAAAAATGTCGGTCAGGAAAAGAAACCTCCTGCAGAGGAAGTCCGAAACTCAGCTAGCAGCAGTCAGTCTTTTCAATTCCCTGT ATTCGAAGCAAATGTAGAAGCAACTGGTTCTGTGAAAGTGGTGCTGGAAAACATGCCCTCGAAGAAGCAGCCGCAACAACAAATGCAAGCCTCAGGAACACCAAAAAAGGCGACTGGCAGCAGTTGGTTTTCTTGCTTCTCTTGTTGCTCACTTGGTCGCTGA
- the LOC8289596 gene encoding LRR receptor-like serine/threonine-protein kinase RPK2 produces the protein MGSSCFCSSVTKCRSLSLFFWLLYLSLNRVVLGDSDKSVLLEFKNSLSDQSGLLSSWNLINSDYYCSWTGVSCDKNSRVVSLNITGQGNNYGDRGKKSKNRSFFFCSGSVQYPLYGFGIRRDCKSGNGVLVGNLLPLIAKLTELRILSLPFNGFSGEIPGEIWGMEKLEVLDLEGNLVTGSLPVSFSGLRNLQVLNLGFNKIEGEIPSSLVNCANLEILNLAGNRINGTIPAFVGGFRGVHLSLNQLAGSVPGEIGYKCEKLEHLDLSGNFFVGAIPTSLGNCGNLRTLLLYSNLFEEVIPPELGMLRKLEVLDVSRNSLSGSIPFELGNCSALSVLVLSNIIDPYQGVNSSRGDYLLDQLNSANEDFNFFQGGIPMEIMNLPNLRMLWAPSATLEGSLQSNHGACDKLEMINLAHNFFSGGIPRNFRRCAKLWYLDLSYNRLKGELAEGLLVPCMTVFDVSGNSLSGPIPNFYRNSCQWVPSINGHPSSIFDPSSAYLSFFARKAQAGSLVQSLAGDSESIILHNFGSNNFTGTLQSMPIANVRLGKQTAYAFLAGENKLTGPFLGVLFEKCDELSKMILNVSNNRISGQIPADIGKLCRSLKLLDASSNQIIGPIPPGVGKLVTLVSLNLSWNILQGQIPTSLSQIKGLRYLSLAGNEVNGSIPNSLGNLWSLEVLDLSSNMLSGEIPNNLVNLRNLTALLLNDNKLSGQIPFGLANVTMLSVFNVSFNNLSGPLPLSNNLMKCSSVLGNPYLRPCHVFSLTVPTPDPGSATGSQSYAVSPANQNQGSGSNRFNSIEIASIASASAIVSVLVALIVLFFYTRKWSPKSKIMGTTKKEVTIFTDIGVPLTYENVVRATGSFNASNCIGNGGFGATYKAEISPGVLVAIKRLAVGRFQGVQQFHAEIKTLGRLHHPNLVTLIGYHASETEMFLIYNYLPDGNLEKFIQERSSRAVDWRILHKIALDVARALAYLHDQCVPRVLHRDVKPSNILLDNDFKAYLSDFGLARLLGTSETHATTGVAGTFGYVAPEYAMTCRVSDKADVYSYGVVLLELLSDKKALDPSFSSYGNGFNIVAWACMLLRQGRAKDFFTAGLWDGGPHDDLVEVLHLAVVCTVDSLSTRPTMKQVVRRLKQLQPPSC, from the coding sequence ATGGGTTCATCTTGTTTTTGTTCTTCAGTTACCAAATGTCGTTCTTTATCTCTCTTTTTTTGGCTACTTTATCTCTCACTAAACCGTGTGGTTTTGGGTGATTCCGACAAGTCTGTGCTGTTAGAGTTCAAAAACTCCTTGTCTGATCAGTCAGGGTTGCTGTCTAGTTGGAATCTGATCAATTCCGATTATTACTGTTCTTGGACTGGCGTTTCCTGTGATAAGAACTCACGTGTTGTGTCTCTTAACATCACTGGACAAGGCAACAACTATGGTGATAGAGGTAAGAAGAGTAAAAATAgaagctttttcttttgttctggTTCTGTTCAGTATCCACTGTATGGGTTTGGGATTAGAAGAGATTGTAAGAGTGGTAATGGTGTTTTAGTGGGTAACTTGTTGCCTTTGATTGCTAAGTTAACTGAGTTAAGGATCTTATCATTGCCCTTTAATGGGTTCAGTGGAGAGATACCTGGTGAAATATGGGGCATGGAAAAATTAGAGGTTCTTGATCTAGAGGGAAATTTGGTTACTGGGTCATTGCCTGTTTCCTTTTCTGGGTTAAGGAATTTACAGGTGTTGAATTTGGGGTTTAATAAGATAGAAGGAGAAATACCGAGCTCGCTTGTTAATTGTGCCAATTTAGAGATTCTAAATTTAGCTGGTAATCGCATTAATGGGACAATCCCTGCCTTTGTTGGTGGATTTAGGGGCGTTCATTTGTCTTTGAACCAGCTTGCTGGGTCAGTGCCTGGTGAAATTGGATATAAGTGTGAGAAACTTGAACACTTGGACTTGTCTGGTAACTTCTTCGTTGGAGCGATCCCTACTAGTTTAGGAAATTGTGGTAATCTGAGGACATTGTTGTTGTATTCGAATTTGTTCGAAGAAGTTATTCCACCTGAACTTGGTATGCTTAGAAAGCTTGAAGTGTTGGATGTCTCAAGAAATAGTCTCAGCGGATCGATACCTTTTGAGCTTGGAAATTGCTCTGCATTGTCTGTGCTtgtgctttctaatattatcgATCCATATCAGGGTGTTAACAGTTCGAGAGGGGACTATTTGTTGGATCAACTGAATTCTGCAAATGAAGATTTCAACTTTTTCCAGGGAGGAATCCCTATGGAAATTATGAACCTCCCAAACTTAAGGATGCTGTGGGCACCAAGTGCAACTCTAGAGGGCAGTTTGCAGAGTAACCACGGTGCTTGTGATAAATTAGAGATGATTAATTTGGCTCATAACTTTTTCAGCGGGGGAATTCCTCGCAACTTCCGTCGTTGTGCTAAGCTATGGTACCTGGACTTGAGTTATAATAGGCTTAAGGGGGAGCTTGCTGAGGGGCTTCTGGTTCCTTGTATGACTGTGTTTGATGTTAGTGGAAATTCCTTATCTGGTCCGATTCCCAATTTCTACAGAAACAGTTGCCAATGGGTTCCTTCCATAAATGGGCATCCCTCGAGCATCTTTGATCCCTCATCTGCCTATCTCTCGTTTTTTGCCCGCAAAGCTCAGGCTGGGAGTCTTGTACAGTCACTTGCTGGAGATAGTGAAAGTATAATTCTTCACAACTTTGGGAGCAATAATTTTACTGGTACTCTCCAGTCCATGCCAATTGCTAATGTCAGACTAGGAAAACAAACTGCTTATGCATTTTTAGCTGGAGAAAACAAGCTCACTGGTCCATTCCTGGGGGTTTTGTTTGAGAAATGTGATGAATTGAGCAAAATGATTCTTAATGTTAGCAACAACAGAATATCGGGTCAGATCCCAGCTGATATTGGTAAACTGTGCAGATCTCTCAAACTTTTGGATGCATCTAGCAATCAGATTATAGGGCCTATTCCCCCTGGTGTTGGCAAATTGGTAACTCTTGTTTCTCTAAATTTGAGTTGGAATATATTGCAAGGTCAAATTCCTACTAGTCTCAGCCAAATAAAGGGCCTGAGGTATCTTTCCTTGGCTGGTAATGAAGTGAATGGATCTATCCCTAATAGTTTAGGCAACTTATGGTCTCTGGAAGTACTTGATCTCTCTTCAAACATGCTCTCTGGTGAGATTCCAAACAATCTCGTGAACTTGAGAAACCTAACCGCTCTTCTACTTAATGACAATAAACTTTCAGGGCAGATACCTTTTGGTTTGGCAAATGTTACTATGCTCTCAGTATTCAATGTCTCTTTCAATAACTTATCTGGGCCATTGCCATTAAGTAACAATTTGATGAAATGCAGCAGTGTTCTTGGAAATCCTTATCTACGGCCTTGCCATGTTTTCTCTTTAACGGTTCCAACTCCAGATCCAGGAAGTGCTACTGGCTCACAAAGCTATGCTGTTTCACCAGCAAATCAGAACCAAGGGAGTGGGAGCAACAGGTTCAATTCAATTGAGATAGCATCAATAGCGTCTGCATCAGCCATTGTCTCAGTTCTTGTAGCTCTGATTGTGCTCTTTTTCTATACCAGAAAGTGGAGCCCAAAGTCCAAAATAATGGGAACTACCAAAAAGGAAGTAACAATCTTTACAGACATTGGTGTTCCCTTGACATATGAGAATGTCGTGCGGGCTACTGGGAGCTTCAATGCCAGCAACTGCATTGGTAATGGAGGTTTTGGGGCTACATACAAAGCAGAAATATCTCCTGGGGTCTTAGTGGCAATCAAACGACTTGCAGTTGGACGATTCCAGGGTGTTCAGCAGTTTCATGCTGAAATTAAAACCCTTGGAAGGCTCCATCATCCAAATCTTGTCACACTAATTGGTTATCATGCCAGTGAAACTGAAATGTTCctcatatataattatttgccCGATGGTAATTTGGAAAAGTTTATCCAGGAAAGGTCCTCTAGAGCTGTGGACTGGAGAATACTTCATAAGATTGCTTTGGATGTAGCCCGTGCGCTTGCTTACCTCCATGATCAGTGTGTACCGCGTGTACTTCATCGCGATGTCAAGCCTAGCAATATCCTTCTAGATAATGATTTCAAGGCCTATCTGTCTGACTTTGGTTTGGCTAGGCTTTTGGGAACTTCTGAAACACATGCTACTACAGGTGTGGCTGGAACCTTTGGTTATGTCGCCCCAGAATATGCAATGACTTGTCGTGTTTCGGATAAGGCTGATGTTTACAGTTATGGGGTTGTGCTTCTAGAGTTGCTCTCTGACAAGAAAGCTTTGGATCCATCATTTTCCTCATATGGGAATGGCTTCAATATTGTTGCTTGGGCGTGCATGCTCCTAAGACAGGGCCGGGCGAAAGATTTCTTTACTGCTGGGTTATGGGATGGTGGTCCCCATGATGATTTGGTTGAAGTGTTACATCTAGCAGTTGTATGCACTGTTGACTCATTATCGACTAGACCTACAATGAAGCAAGTTGTACGGAGATTGAAGCAACTTCAACCGCCCTCGTGCTAG
- the LOC8289597 gene encoding ninja-family protein AFP3, producing MAQAEKLQQITENSDFPTGMLQRLISGHHIDHRVCQETETEREREDIELSLGLSLNGRFGVDPRAKKLTRSSSIPDFPTREGAAFMVPIVKSRSSNSSSANLLRTCSLPTETDEEWRKRKEMQMLRRMEAKRKRSEKQRNLKALKNRKENGTISTDNSCNYHQDQVVKNCSGLLGVGGEGVLPPSSQGSIGSQGSGSSGLSESESQPVQGMNKCSEARSPVSVQSLSECEQKLRVTSKSTINGKSGVAMEDSSRCDEARVRNGAEEMGRNVLEDMPCVSTKGDGPNGKRIEGFLYRYRKGEEVRIVCVCHGSFLSPAEFVKHAGGGDVAHPLKHIVVNPYPLL from the exons ATGGCACAAGCAGAGAAGCTTCAACAAATCACAGAAAACAGTGATTTCCCTACAGGAATGCTACAAAGATTGATATCAGGACATCACATCGATCACAGAGTATGCCAAGAAACAGAaacagaaagagaaagagaagatatTGAGTTAAGTCTTGGACTTTCTTTGAATGGTAGATTTGGAGTGGACCCAAGAGCTAAGAAACTTACTAGATCATCTTCAATTCCAGATTTTCCAACAAGAGAAGGTGCTGCTTTTATGGTACCTATAGTGAAGAGTAGAAGCAGTAATAGTAGTAGTGCAAATCTTTTAAGGACTTGTTCTTTGCCTACTGAGACAGATGAGGAGTGGAGAAAGAGGAAAGAGATGCAGATGCTTAGAAGAATGGAAGCTAAAAGGAAAAGATCAGAAAAACAAAGGAATTTGAAGGCACTTAAAAATAGGAAAGAAAATGGTACTATTAGTACTGATAATAGCTGTAATTATCATCAAGACCAGGTCGTTAAGAACTGTAGTGGTTTACTTGGAGTTGGTGGAGAAGGGGTTTTACCACCATCATCACAAGGATCAATTGGATCACAAGGGAGTGGGTCTTCTGGGTTATCAGAATCTGAGAGCCAGCCAGTTCAAG GAATGAACAAATGCAGCGAGGCAAGAAGCCCTGTCAGTGTCCAATCTTTGTCAGAGTGTGAGCAGAAATTGAGGGTCACCTCAAAATCAACAATCAACGGAAAATCAGGTGTTGCTATGGAGGATAGCAGCAGATGTGATGAAGCTAGAGTCAGGAATGGAGCTGAGGAGATGGGGAGGAATGTTCTAGAAGACATGCCATGTGTGTCTACGAAGGGAGATGGACCGAATGGAAAAAGAATAGAAGGTTTTCTATATAGATATAGGAAAGGCGAGGAGGTGAGGATAGTCTGTGTTTGCCATGGAAGCTTTCTCTCTCCGGCAGAGTTTGTGAAGCATGCTGGTGGAGGTGATGTAGCACACCCTCTTAAACACATAGTTGTCAACCCTTATCCCCTTTTGTAA